One window from the genome of Streptomyces sp. WZ-12 encodes:
- a CDS encoding ATP-binding protein: MPSGPPAEPPEELTSPLAYEGVWRFTAPALESSVPQARHAVRDLLAEQRVPVADDVLDGLLLIVSELVTNAVRHAALLSPQIAVQLTLGAGWLRIAVEDDHPYRPKALEADEGDIGGRGLWLVKVLTAEVGGKCDVELTAGGGKAIWAELPLTPLATSPPTVR, from the coding sequence ATGCCTTCCGGACCCCCTGCAGAACCCCCCGAGGAGCTGACCTCCCCGCTCGCGTACGAAGGTGTCTGGCGGTTCACCGCCCCGGCACTGGAGTCGTCGGTGCCCCAGGCGCGCCACGCGGTCCGGGATCTGCTCGCCGAACAGCGCGTGCCCGTCGCCGACGACGTCCTCGACGGGCTGCTGCTGATCGTCTCCGAACTGGTCACCAACGCCGTCCGGCACGCGGCGCTGCTCTCCCCGCAGATCGCCGTCCAGCTCACCCTCGGCGCCGGTTGGCTGCGGATCGCGGTCGAGGACGACCACCCCTACCGCCCCAAGGCGCTTGAGGCGGACGAGGGTGACATCGGCGGCCGCGGCCTGTGGCTGGTCAAGGTGCTCACCGCGGAGGTGGGCGGCAAGTGCGACGTGGAGCTCACCGCCGGCGGCGGCAAGGCGATCTGGGCCGAGCTGCCGCTGACCCCGCTGGCTACCAGCCCGCCGACTGTCCGGTGA
- a CDS encoding DJ-1/PfpI family protein produces MQIAILLYDRFTALDAIGPYETLGLIPGAEVVFVAERTGLHRTDKGSLGVTADAALADVTAPDLVVVPGGPGQAALMDDGPVHDWLRAVDAGTTWTTSVCTGSLILAAAGLLKGRRATSHWLALDQLPAYGVEPTGERVVFDGKYVTAAGVSSGIDMGLALAGRIAGDHVAQTIQLGIEYDPQPPYDAGAPDKAPADVVAALRERGRTILAGERRDQVAGGE; encoded by the coding sequence ATGCAGATCGCCATCCTGCTCTACGACCGCTTCACCGCCCTCGACGCCATCGGCCCCTACGAGACCCTCGGCCTGATTCCGGGCGCCGAGGTGGTCTTCGTCGCCGAACGCACCGGCCTGCACCGCACCGACAAGGGCTCCCTCGGGGTGACCGCGGACGCCGCGCTGGCCGACGTCACCGCGCCGGACCTCGTCGTCGTCCCCGGCGGTCCGGGACAGGCCGCGCTCATGGACGACGGCCCGGTGCACGACTGGCTCCGCGCCGTGGACGCCGGCACCACCTGGACCACCTCCGTGTGTACCGGCTCGCTCATCCTCGCCGCCGCCGGCCTCCTCAAGGGCCGCCGGGCCACCTCCCACTGGCTCGCGCTGGACCAACTGCCCGCCTACGGCGTCGAACCGACGGGGGAGCGGGTGGTCTTCGACGGCAAGTACGTCACCGCCGCCGGCGTCTCCTCGGGCATCGACATGGGCCTCGCCCTGGCCGGCCGGATCGCCGGCGACCACGTCGCGCAGACGATCCAGCTCGGCATCGAGTACGACCCGCAGCCGCCCTACGACGCGGGCGCCCCGGACAAGGCCCCGGCCGACGTCGTCGCGGCCCTGCGCGAACGCGGCCGCACCATTCTGGCCGGCGAGCGGCGGGACCAGGTCGCCGGCGGGGAGTGA
- a CDS encoding SCO6745 family protein, producing MTSSSALPERAGRHCHNALNPFHSAHYFAPELAAELAGLGVPEGRAGYFATRSAAMGAVGPGTVAATFFSFKPALIAEHLPQVWTVTTPAAVLDARLRAVDASLRRQLGDAVVESPEMAEAAGLALRAAEGCTPHARPLYSAHADLPVPDAPHLAYWHAASLLREHRGDGHLMTLLDAELDPVEALVTHAASGRGMSYRGILATRGWTPEELTAAQERLRVRGLLAAENELTEAGVALRKDLERATDRLDRAPYERLGATDVARLTELAGGFTARLMEAGAFPQQLFSDE from the coding sequence ATGACCTCTTCCAGCGCACTGCCCGAACGGGCCGGACGGCACTGTCACAACGCCCTCAACCCCTTCCACTCGGCGCACTACTTCGCCCCCGAACTCGCCGCGGAGCTCGCTGGGTTGGGCGTTCCCGAGGGGCGCGCCGGGTACTTCGCCACCCGGAGCGCGGCGATGGGCGCGGTGGGCCCCGGGACGGTGGCCGCGACCTTCTTCTCCTTCAAGCCCGCGCTGATCGCGGAGCACCTCCCGCAGGTCTGGACGGTGACCACGCCGGCGGCCGTCCTGGACGCCCGGCTGCGCGCGGTGGACGCCTCGCTGCGCCGGCAGCTCGGCGACGCCGTGGTGGAGTCGCCGGAGATGGCGGAGGCGGCCGGACTGGCGCTGCGCGCCGCCGAGGGTTGCACCCCGCACGCGCGGCCGCTCTACTCCGCCCACGCCGACCTGCCGGTTCCCGACGCCCCGCACCTCGCCTACTGGCACGCCGCGTCACTGCTGCGCGAACACCGCGGCGACGGCCACCTGATGACGTTGCTGGACGCCGAACTGGACCCGGTGGAGGCGCTGGTCACGCACGCCGCCAGCGGGCGCGGGATGAGCTACCGCGGCATCCTGGCGACCCGCGGCTGGACGCCTGAGGAGCTGACCGCCGCACAGGAACGGCTGCGCGTACGGGGCCTGCTGGCCGCCGAGAACGAGCTGACCGAGGCCGGGGTGGCGCTGCGCAAGGACCTGGAGCGGGCGACGGACCGGCTGGACCGGGCGCCGTACGAGCGCCTGGGGGCGACGGACGTGGCCCGACTGACCGAGCTGGCGGGCGGGTTCACGGCGCGCCTGATGGAGGCCGGAGCGTTCCCGCAGCAGTTGTTCAGCGACGAGTAG
- a CDS encoding ABC-F family ATP-binding cassette domain-containing protein: protein MSATLVAKDLAAGHGERVLFSGLDLVVAPGDVIGLVGANGAGKSTLLRLLAGLAPPEEGALALSPPTATIGHLPQEPDRRPGESVRAFLARRTGVAEAQRALDAATAALADERPGADDAYATDLERWLALGAADLDDRAEETAAQLGLAVSLDQPMTALSGGQAARASLASLLLSRYDVFLLDEPTNDLDLDGLDRLESFVAGLRAGTVLVSHDREFLARTVTRVVELDLAQQQVNTYGGGYTAYLEERERARRHARERYDEYADTKSALETRAHTQRNWMEKGVRNARRKATDNDKIGRKGRVEATEKQAAKAKQTQRMIERLEVVEEPRKEWELRMEIAAAPRAGAVVATLRQAEVRRGAFRLGPVDLQIDWADRVAITGPNGSGKSTLLAALLGRLPLDSGAAALGPGVVVGEIDQARGQLFHGSGDPTLLDAFRAAVPDLAPADVRTLLAKFGLKAAHVLRPAHTLSPGERTRAALALLQGRGVNLLVLDEPTNHLDLPAIEQLESALASYPGTLLLVTHDRRMLAAVHTTRRIEVDGGRITDRAA, encoded by the coding sequence ATGTCTGCCACCCTCGTCGCCAAAGACCTCGCCGCCGGCCACGGCGAGCGCGTCCTGTTCTCCGGCCTTGACCTGGTCGTCGCCCCCGGCGACGTGATCGGCCTGGTCGGTGCCAACGGGGCGGGCAAGTCCACCCTGCTGCGCCTGCTGGCCGGCCTGGCGCCCCCGGAAGAGGGCGCCCTCGCGCTCAGCCCGCCCACCGCCACCATCGGCCACCTCCCCCAGGAGCCCGACCGGCGCCCCGGGGAATCGGTCCGCGCCTTCCTCGCCCGCCGCACCGGCGTGGCCGAGGCCCAACGCGCCCTGGACGCCGCCACCGCGGCCCTGGCCGACGAGCGCCCCGGCGCCGACGACGCCTACGCCACCGACCTGGAGCGCTGGTTGGCCCTCGGCGCCGCCGACCTCGACGACCGCGCCGAGGAGACCGCCGCCCAACTCGGCCTGGCCGTCAGCCTCGACCAGCCGATGACCGCCCTCTCCGGCGGTCAGGCCGCCCGCGCCTCGCTCGCCTCCCTGCTGCTCTCCCGCTACGACGTCTTCCTCCTCGACGAGCCCACCAACGACCTCGACCTGGACGGCCTGGACCGGCTGGAGTCCTTCGTCGCCGGGCTGCGCGCCGGCACCGTCCTGGTCAGTCACGACCGCGAGTTCCTGGCCCGCACGGTCACCCGCGTCGTCGAACTCGACCTCGCCCAGCAGCAGGTCAACACCTACGGCGGCGGCTACACCGCGTACCTGGAGGAGCGCGAACGGGCCCGCCGGCACGCCCGCGAGCGCTACGACGAGTACGCCGACACCAAGTCCGCCCTGGAGACCCGGGCGCACACCCAGCGCAACTGGATGGAGAAGGGCGTCCGCAACGCCCGCCGCAAGGCCACCGACAACGACAAGATCGGCCGCAAGGGCCGGGTCGAGGCCACCGAGAAGCAGGCCGCCAAGGCCAAACAGACCCAGCGGATGATCGAGCGGCTGGAGGTCGTCGAGGAGCCCCGCAAGGAGTGGGAGCTGCGGATGGAGATCGCCGCGGCGCCCCGCGCCGGCGCCGTGGTGGCCACCCTCCGGCAGGCCGAGGTGCGCCGCGGCGCCTTCCGCCTCGGCCCGGTGGACCTCCAGATCGACTGGGCGGACCGGGTCGCCATCACCGGCCCCAACGGCTCCGGCAAGTCCACCCTGCTCGCCGCCCTCCTGGGCCGGCTGCCGCTGGACTCCGGCGCGGCCGCGCTCGGCCCCGGCGTGGTGGTCGGCGAGATCGACCAGGCCCGCGGCCAACTGTTCCACGGCAGCGGCGACCCCACCCTGCTGGACGCCTTCCGGGCCGCCGTCCCGGACCTCGCCCCCGCCGACGTGCGCACGCTGCTCGCCAAGTTTGGCCTCAAGGCGGCCCATGTGCTGCGCCCCGCGCACACCCTCTCGCCCGGGGAGCGCACCCGCGCCGCGTTGGCCCTCCTCCAGGGCCGCGGCGTCAACCTCCTGGTGCTCGACGAGCCCACCAACCACCTCGACCTGCCGGCCATCGAGCAGTTGGAGTCCGCGCTCGCCTCGTACCCGGGCACCCTGCTGCTGGTCACCCACGACCGTCGGATGCTGGCGGCGGTGCACACCACGCGCCGCATCGAGGTCGACGGCGGGCGGATCACCGACCGGGCGGCGTGA
- a CDS encoding iron-containing alcohol dehydrogenase family protein: MPVLTRLIPSPVVVDISAGALDDLAGVLADQRISASGKLAIAISGGSGARLRQRLAPALPGAEWYEVGGGTLDDAIKLADAMKKGHYDAVVGLGGGKIIDCAKFAAARIGKPLVAVATNLSHDGLCSPVATLDNDAGRGSYGVPNPIAVVIDLDIIREAPVRFVRSGIGDAISNISAVADWELSHRETGEDIDGLAAAMARQAGEAVLRHPGSVSDDNFLQVLAEGLVLTGISMSVAGDSRPASGACHEINHAFDLLFPKRAASHGEQCGLGAAFATHLRGDRETAGLMVQVLQRHGLPVTPGDIGFTDDEFVQAVAFAPKTRPGRYTILEHLDLTTDQIRDAYADYAETISS, translated from the coding sequence ATGCCTGTACTGACCCGCCTCATTCCGTCCCCGGTCGTCGTCGACATCAGCGCCGGCGCCCTGGACGACCTGGCGGGCGTGCTGGCCGACCAGCGCATCTCGGCTTCCGGCAAGCTGGCCATCGCGATCAGCGGTGGCTCGGGGGCCCGGCTGCGCCAGCGGCTGGCCCCCGCCCTGCCCGGCGCCGAGTGGTACGAGGTCGGCGGCGGCACCCTCGACGACGCGATCAAGCTCGCCGATGCCATGAAGAAGGGCCACTACGACGCGGTCGTGGGCCTGGGCGGCGGCAAGATCATCGACTGCGCGAAGTTCGCCGCGGCGCGCATCGGCAAGCCGCTGGTGGCGGTCGCGACCAACCTGTCGCACGACGGGCTGTGCTCGCCGGTCGCCACCCTCGACAACGACGCGGGCCGCGGCTCGTACGGCGTGCCCAACCCGATCGCGGTGGTGATCGACCTCGACATCATCCGCGAGGCCCCGGTCCGCTTCGTCCGCTCCGGCATCGGTGACGCGATCTCCAACATCTCCGCGGTCGCGGACTGGGAGCTCTCGCACCGGGAGACCGGCGAGGACATCGACGGGCTGGCCGCGGCGATGGCCCGGCAGGCCGGCGAGGCCGTGTTGCGCCACCCCGGGAGCGTCAGCGACGACAACTTCCTCCAGGTGCTGGCCGAGGGCCTGGTCCTCACCGGGATCTCGATGTCGGTGGCCGGCGACAGCCGTCCCGCCTCGGGGGCCTGCCATGAGATCAACCACGCCTTCGACCTCCTCTTCCCCAAGAGGGCGGCGAGCCACGGCGAGCAGTGCGGCCTCGGGGCCGCCTTCGCCACCCACCTGCGCGGCGACCGCGAGACCGCGGGGCTGATGGTCCAGGTGCTCCAGCGCCACGGCCTGCCGGTCACCCCGGGCGACATCGGCTTCACCGACGACGAGTTCGTGCAGGCCGTCGCGTTCGCCCCGAAGACCCGTCCGGGCCGCTACACGATTCTGGAGCACCTGGACCTGACCACCGACCAGATCAGGGACGCATACGCCGACTATGCCGAAACCATCAGTAGCTGA
- a CDS encoding DUF5941 domain-containing protein, which yields MSTAILTGPPVAGSSLEADLRALGFEVRAADDPAGAAELLAEAPAQERVAIVDPRFVGHLHALRLALTDPRFPAAAVPGALTVQPAARAALDRAAGRIPVGAGTAHLTDVLTDTLTEALDRADVGLHRVEPGTLVATLALTPAQREEAREAVAAVDDEAVRLRTAVKSRDGFFTTFCISPYSRYLARWCARRGLTPNQVTTASLLTALIAAGCAATGTRGGFVAAGALLLLSFVLDCTDGQLARYSLQYSTLGAWLDATFDRAKEYAYYAGLALGAARGGDDVWALALGAMILQTCRHIVDFAFNEGSDFEGGAGAAGPAVALSDRLDSVGWTVWVRRMIVLPIGERWAMIAVLTALTTPRIVFYALLVGCALAACYTTAGRVLRSRARRARRTDRAARALAELADYGPLVELLTRRGRGRGRTGSLLAPVMAFLSSAVLLVWLVSQPEPASWLTVGVAVCAALLAAAALSRPLKGALDWLVPPFFRAGEYLTVLVLAARSDAHAALPAAFGLVAAVAYHHYDTVYRIRGGAGAPPRWLVRASGGHEGRILVVTVLAAALPATGFAVALTALAVLLALLVLAESIRFWVAAHKHGAPAVHDEGEPA from the coding sequence CTGTCGACCGCCATCCTCACCGGTCCGCCGGTCGCCGGGTCGTCGCTCGAAGCCGACCTGCGCGCACTGGGTTTCGAGGTCCGCGCGGCCGATGACCCGGCCGGCGCCGCCGAACTCCTCGCCGAGGCACCCGCTCAGGAGCGGGTGGCCATCGTGGACCCCCGCTTCGTCGGGCACCTGCACGCCCTGCGGCTCGCCCTGACCGACCCCCGCTTCCCGGCCGCCGCCGTGCCCGGCGCGCTCACCGTCCAGCCCGCGGCCCGCGCCGCGCTGGACCGCGCCGCCGGCCGCATCCCGGTCGGCGCGGGCACCGCGCACCTGACGGACGTGCTCACCGACACCCTGACCGAGGCGCTCGACCGCGCCGACGTCGGACTGCACCGCGTCGAGCCGGGCACCCTGGTCGCCACCCTCGCGCTGACCCCCGCCCAGCGGGAGGAGGCCCGCGAGGCGGTCGCCGCCGTCGACGACGAGGCGGTCCGGCTGCGCACCGCCGTGAAGTCCCGCGACGGCTTCTTCACCACCTTCTGCATCAGCCCCTACTCCCGCTACCTCGCCCGCTGGTGCGCGCGCCGCGGCCTGACCCCCAACCAGGTCACCACCGCGTCCCTGCTCACCGCGCTGATCGCGGCGGGCTGCGCGGCCACCGGCACCCGCGGCGGCTTCGTCGCCGCCGGCGCACTGCTGCTGCTCTCCTTCGTCCTGGACTGCACCGACGGGCAACTGGCCCGCTACTCGCTCCAGTACTCGACGCTGGGCGCCTGGCTGGACGCCACCTTCGACCGTGCCAAGGAGTACGCGTACTACGCCGGGCTCGCCCTCGGCGCGGCCCGCGGCGGGGACGACGTCTGGGCGCTGGCGCTCGGCGCGATGATCCTCCAGACCTGCCGGCACATCGTCGACTTCGCCTTCAACGAGGGCAGCGACTTCGAGGGCGGCGCCGGGGCCGCCGGCCCCGCCGTGGCGCTCTCCGACCGGCTCGACAGCGTCGGCTGGACGGTCTGGGTGCGACGGATGATCGTGCTGCCCATCGGCGAACGCTGGGCCATGATCGCCGTGCTGACCGCGCTCACCACCCCGCGCATCGTCTTCTACGCCCTGCTCGTCGGCTGCGCGCTGGCCGCCTGCTACACCACCGCCGGCCGGGTGCTGCGCTCCCGGGCCCGGCGCGCCCGCCGCACCGACCGCGCCGCCCGCGCGCTCGCGGAGCTCGCCGACTACGGCCCGCTGGTCGAACTGCTCACCCGCCGCGGTCGCGGCCGGGGCCGGACCGGTTCCCTCCTGGCGCCCGTTATGGCGTTTCTCTCGTCCGCGGTGCTGTTGGTGTGGCTGGTCTCGCAGCCGGAACCGGCGTCCTGGCTCACCGTCGGCGTCGCCGTCTGCGCCGCGCTGCTGGCCGCCGCGGCGCTGTCCCGCCCGCTCAAGGGCGCCCTGGACTGGCTCGTCCCGCCCTTCTTCCGGGCCGGCGAATACCTCACGGTGCTGGTGCTGGCCGCCCGGTCGGACGCCCACGCGGCGCTGCCCGCGGCGTTCGGGCTGGTCGCGGCGGTCGCCTACCATCACTACGACACGGTCTACCGCATCCGCGGTGGCGCCGGGGCCCCACCGCGGTGGCTGGTCCGGGCCTCCGGCGGACACGAAGGGCGGATCCTCGTGGTCACCGTCCTCGCCGCCGCGCTGCCCGCCACAGGTTTCGCAGTCGCGCTCACGGCACTCGCTGTGCTCTTGGCGCTGCTGGTGCTCGCCGAGAGCATCCGCTTCTGGGTGGCCGCTCACAAGCACGGCGCACCCGCCGTTCACGATGAAGGAGAACCCGCATGA
- the idi gene encoding isopentenyl-diphosphate Delta-isomerase → MPITPPKGQTAGTSAVGAPDGAAEPIMLELVDEDGRTVGTAEKLAAHQPPGQLHRAFSVFLFDEKGRLLLQRRALSKYHSPGVWSNTCCGHPYPGETPFAAAARRTAEELGVAPALLAEAGTVRYNHPDPDSGLVEQEYNHLFVGLLRTEPAPDPEEISETAFVTPAELAERHARAPFSAWFMTVLDAARPAVRELTGQSAGW, encoded by the coding sequence ATGCCGATCACACCTCCCAAGGGACAGACCGCCGGAACCTCTGCGGTGGGGGCACCGGACGGCGCCGCCGAGCCGATCATGCTGGAGCTGGTCGACGAGGACGGCAGGACGGTCGGCACCGCGGAGAAGCTGGCGGCGCACCAGCCGCCGGGGCAGTTGCACCGGGCGTTCTCGGTCTTCCTCTTCGACGAGAAGGGACGGCTGCTGCTGCAGCGCCGGGCGCTGTCGAAGTACCACTCCCCCGGCGTGTGGTCCAACACCTGCTGCGGCCACCCGTATCCCGGGGAGACGCCGTTCGCGGCCGCGGCCCGGCGGACCGCGGAGGAGCTCGGAGTGGCCCCGGCGCTGCTGGCCGAGGCCGGGACGGTGCGCTACAACCATCCCGATCCGGACTCCGGTCTGGTGGAGCAGGAGTACAACCACCTGTTCGTGGGGCTGCTGCGCACCGAGCCGGCGCCGGACCCGGAGGAGATCTCCGAGACCGCCTTCGTCACGCCGGCGGAGCTGGCCGAGCGGCACGCCCGGGCGCCGTTCTCGGCGTGGTTCATGACCGTGCTGGACGCGGCGCGTCCGGCGGTCCGCGAGCTCACCGGACAGTCGGCGGGCTGGTAG
- a CDS encoding enoyl-CoA hydratase/isomerase family protein, whose protein sequence is MEPALRTHVDGGTATVTISNTGKRNAMTVGMWRELPPLLARLAADPAVRSLVLTGDGGTFCAGADIGSLRDASGASEGLAVVAEEALAAFPRPTVAAIRGYCVGGGAQLAAACDLRFAEEGALFGVPPAKLGVAYPASATRRLVRLVGPSAAKYLLFSGELIDCARALRTGLVDEVLPEGELGKRIAEFTAVLASRSLLTQTAAKELADGTWDVPAEAAEARGAHWAAQARESGEIAEGAAAFLERRAPRFRWPAG, encoded by the coding sequence ATGGAACCGGCTCTGAGGACGCATGTCGACGGCGGCACGGCCACCGTCACCATCAGCAACACGGGCAAGCGCAATGCGATGACCGTCGGGATGTGGCGGGAGCTGCCGCCGCTGCTGGCGCGGCTGGCGGCGGATCCCGCGGTGCGGTCACTGGTGCTGACCGGGGACGGCGGGACGTTCTGCGCGGGGGCGGACATCGGGTCGCTGCGGGACGCGTCGGGCGCCTCGGAGGGGCTGGCGGTGGTGGCCGAGGAGGCGCTGGCGGCCTTTCCCCGGCCGACGGTGGCGGCGATACGCGGCTACTGCGTGGGCGGCGGCGCCCAGTTGGCGGCCGCCTGCGATCTGCGGTTCGCGGAGGAGGGCGCGCTGTTCGGGGTGCCGCCGGCCAAGCTGGGGGTGGCGTATCCGGCGTCGGCGACCCGGCGGCTGGTCCGCCTGGTGGGGCCGTCGGCCGCCAAGTACCTGTTGTTCTCGGGCGAGTTGATCGACTGCGCGCGGGCGCTGCGGACCGGGTTGGTGGACGAGGTGCTGCCCGAGGGCGAGTTGGGCAAGCGGATCGCGGAGTTCACCGCGGTGCTGGCCAGCCGGTCGCTGCTGACCCAGACCGCGGCGAAGGAGCTGGCCGACGGCACCTGGGACGTGCCGGCGGAGGCGGCCGAGGCGCGCGGGGCGCACTGGGCGGCGCAGGCGCGGGAGAGCGGCGAGATCGCGGAGGGGGCGGCGGCCTTCCTGGAGCGCAGGGCGCCGCGCTTCCGGTGGCCGGCGGGCTGA
- a CDS encoding phosphocholine cytidylyltransferase family protein yields MIGLVLAAGAGRRLRPYTDTLPKALVPVDGEKTILDLTLGNFAEIGLTEVAIIVGYRKEAVYERKEALEQQYGLKLTLIDNDKAEEWNNAYSLWCARDVIAAHDSVILANGDTVHPVSVERDLLAARGNGQQIILALDTVKQLADEEMKVVADPAKGVRKITKLMDPAEATGEYIGVTFIEGSAAAELADALKTTFERDPDLYYEDGYQELVNRGFKVDVAPIGDVKWVEIDNHDDLAKGRDIACLY; encoded by the coding sequence ATGATCGGCCTCGTGCTGGCCGCCGGCGCCGGACGGCGTCTGCGCCCCTACACCGACACCCTGCCCAAGGCGCTGGTGCCGGTCGACGGCGAGAAGACCATCCTCGACCTGACCCTCGGCAACTTCGCCGAGATCGGTCTCACCGAGGTCGCGATCATCGTCGGCTACCGCAAGGAGGCCGTGTACGAGCGCAAGGAGGCCCTGGAGCAGCAGTACGGCCTCAAGCTCACCCTCATCGACAACGACAAGGCCGAGGAGTGGAACAACGCCTACTCCCTGTGGTGCGCCCGTGACGTGATCGCGGCCCACGACTCGGTGATCCTCGCCAACGGCGACACCGTGCACCCGGTCTCCGTCGAGCGGGACCTGCTCGCCGCGCGCGGCAACGGCCAGCAGATCATCCTCGCGCTGGACACCGTCAAGCAGCTCGCCGACGAGGAGATGAAGGTCGTCGCGGACCCCGCCAAGGGCGTCCGGAAGATCACCAAGCTGATGGACCCGGCCGAGGCGACCGGTGAGTACATCGGCGTCACCTTCATCGAGGGCTCCGCCGCCGCCGAGCTGGCCGACGCCCTGAAGACCACCTTCGAGCGGGACCCTGACCTCTACTACGAGGACGGCTACCAGGAACTGGTCAACCGCGGCTTCAAGGTCGACGTGGCCCCGATCGGCGACGTCAAGTGGGTCGAGATCGACAACCACGACGACCTCGCGAAGGGCCGTGACATCGCATGCCTGTACTGA
- a CDS encoding GlxA family transcriptional regulator, translating into MEQRDVLVVLYDGVQSLDVSGPVEVFSGAEHGMPGAYRIRTASLDGAPVRTTSGLTLVPDTTLDAAAPPHTLLVPGGEGTRAPDPRLVAWLRARAPHARRKVSVCSGAFLLAAAGLLDGRRATTHWALCAQLAADHPAVRVAPEPIYVRDGDVATSAGVTAGIDLALALVEEDLGRDLALTVARHLVVFLRRPGNQTQFSAQLAAQTAERRPLRDVQQWISENPAADLSVEALADRARLSPRHFARAFRDETGMTPGRYVDRIRLEAARRRLEDTADGIERISRQCGYGTAEAMRRAFVRVLGASPAEYRRRFRPASPPP; encoded by the coding sequence ATGGAACAGCGCGACGTACTGGTCGTCCTCTACGACGGCGTGCAGAGCCTCGACGTCTCCGGACCGGTCGAGGTCTTCAGCGGCGCCGAGCACGGCATGCCCGGCGCGTACCGCATCCGCACCGCGAGCCTGGACGGCGCCCCGGTCCGCACCACCAGCGGCCTGACCCTCGTCCCGGACACCACGCTGGACGCCGCCGCGCCCCCGCACACCCTCCTCGTCCCGGGCGGCGAGGGCACCCGCGCCCCCGACCCCCGGCTGGTCGCCTGGCTGCGGGCGCGGGCCCCGCACGCCCGCCGCAAGGTCTCGGTGTGCAGCGGCGCGTTCCTCCTGGCCGCCGCCGGCCTGTTGGACGGGCGCCGGGCCACCACCCACTGGGCGCTGTGCGCCCAACTCGCCGCCGACCACCCCGCGGTCCGCGTCGCACCCGAGCCGATCTACGTCCGCGACGGCGACGTGGCCACCTCCGCGGGCGTCACCGCCGGCATCGACCTGGCGCTGGCCCTGGTCGAGGAGGACCTCGGCCGCGACCTCGCCCTGACCGTCGCCCGCCACCTCGTCGTCTTCCTCCGCCGGCCCGGCAACCAGACCCAGTTCAGCGCCCAACTCGCCGCCCAGACCGCCGAGCGCCGCCCGCTGCGCGACGTCCAGCAGTGGATCTCGGAGAACCCCGCAGCGGACCTCTCCGTCGAGGCGCTGGCCGACCGCGCCCGGCTCTCCCCGCGGCACTTCGCCCGCGCCTTCCGCGACGAGACCGGGATGACGCCCGGCCGCTACGTCGACCGGATCCGCCTGGAGGCGGCCCGCCGGCGCCTGGAGGACACCGCCGACGGCATCGAGCGGATCTCCCGGCAGTGCGGCTACGGCACCGCCGAGGCGATGCGCCGCGCCTTCGTCCGGGTCCTCGGCGCCTCCCCGGCCGAGTACCGCCGCCGCTTCCGGCCCGCCTCGCCGCCCCCGTAG
- a CDS encoding HdeD family acid-resistance protein, with protein MVGRSKSPRRSPAARLGRSFGLLAALGIILVLAGIVGLIYVGVATLTTMLLFGWLLLIGGLVGLAQAIQSRGTNFFWLAVVVAALNIAAGVVVIRRPEAGAAALTMFAALLFLAGGLFRLAGSVVVRGPQFGWTLLQGVIGLLLGILVLADWPHSSLYVIGTFFSLELLFDGLGLLAMGLGGRRVVDMVEGGRVA; from the coding sequence ATGGTCGGCAGGTCCAAGTCCCCCCGGCGCAGCCCGGCGGCCCGGCTGGGGCGCAGCTTCGGACTGCTCGCGGCGCTCGGAATCATCCTCGTGCTGGCCGGAATCGTGGGGCTGATCTACGTCGGCGTGGCCACCCTCACCACGATGCTGCTCTTCGGCTGGCTGCTGCTGATCGGCGGCCTGGTGGGGCTGGCGCAGGCCATCCAGTCCCGGGGCACGAACTTCTTCTGGCTCGCGGTGGTCGTCGCGGCGCTGAACATCGCGGCCGGCGTGGTGGTGATCCGCCGGCCCGAGGCCGGCGCCGCCGCGCTGACCATGTTCGCCGCCCTGCTCTTCCTGGCCGGTGGGCTGTTCCGGCTGGCCGGCTCCGTCGTGGTGCGCGGACCGCAGTTCGGCTGGACGCTCCTCCAGGGCGTCATCGGCCTGCTGCTCGGCATCCTGGTGCTGGCCGACTGGCCGCACAGCAGCCTCTACGTCATCGGCACCTTCTTCTCGCTGGAGCTGCTCTTCGACGGGCTGGGCCTGCTCGCCATGGGACTCGGCGGCCGCCGGGTGGTCGACATGGTCGAGGGCGGCAGAGTGGCTTGA